Proteins from a single region of Sandaracinaceae bacterium:
- a CDS encoding diguanylate cyclase has translation MSDQTNTQGSSLHRSLGYGPALAVLVVGSALAYAGFGFARAAEDNALEARFGRASEARVATIEGMLDSRLWALNALYAYVDSRDSVDQAGLEHFAMPLFERVAEVETLAWVPRVAGGDRAHFEEVLSTELDAPQAIVDLDEGELRRATPRDEFYPIASTFPVEANRRLIGLNLLSEPARSAALLRALGSGEATATGPAMSLADRGRAESSTVLTVFVPVFDAYARRGRRPRGAVMGVFRVSDLMREALRHFAEDITVRVYDVTDATNRRLMWAGGEAQAEAPFRRSRSLRVAGRTWLVSSDAGPQYLREGHTGSPWSVLLGGLLASFLLAGYVSIGIRRARVIDNLARDLDRMSREDPLTSIANRRVFDLRLRREWQQSTRTGAPLSLLMIDIDHFKRFNDSLGHQAGDACLREVASVLAMTAARLNDLPARYGGEEFAVILPATDEGGAEQVAKTILYRVQRLEVVHPDSPTASHVTVSIGVATMIATSAKAESELVKVADRALYRAKKQGRNRVTVAVPSDALDSTS, from the coding sequence TTGTCGGACCAGACCAACACACAGGGAAGCTCACTGCACCGCTCTCTGGGATATGGGCCAGCGCTGGCGGTGCTGGTGGTGGGCAGCGCGCTCGCCTACGCCGGCTTCGGCTTCGCACGCGCGGCGGAGGACAACGCGCTGGAGGCGCGCTTCGGCCGCGCGTCCGAGGCGCGGGTAGCAACCATCGAGGGCATGCTGGACTCCCGCCTGTGGGCCCTCAACGCGCTGTACGCGTACGTCGACTCCCGTGACAGCGTCGACCAGGCGGGGCTCGAGCACTTCGCCATGCCACTGTTCGAACGCGTCGCCGAGGTGGAGACGCTCGCCTGGGTGCCGCGGGTCGCCGGTGGAGACCGCGCGCACTTCGAGGAGGTGCTGAGCACCGAGCTGGACGCCCCTCAGGCGATCGTCGATCTCGATGAAGGCGAGCTACGGCGGGCGACACCGCGCGACGAGTTCTACCCGATCGCGAGCACCTTCCCTGTGGAAGCCAACCGACGCTTGATCGGCCTGAACCTGCTCTCGGAGCCGGCGCGCTCGGCGGCCCTTCTGCGCGCCCTGGGCAGCGGTGAGGCCACCGCCACCGGCCCCGCGATGTCGCTCGCGGACCGTGGTCGCGCGGAGTCGAGCACCGTGCTGACCGTGTTCGTGCCGGTGTTCGACGCCTACGCTCGCAGGGGGCGCCGGCCTCGGGGCGCGGTCATGGGCGTGTTTCGCGTATCGGACCTGATGCGCGAGGCTCTACGTCACTTCGCCGAGGACATCACGGTTCGCGTGTACGACGTCACTGACGCCACCAACCGGCGGCTGATGTGGGCGGGGGGCGAGGCGCAGGCCGAAGCACCGTTCCGGCGGTCGCGCTCTCTTCGGGTCGCTGGCCGCACCTGGCTCGTGTCGAGCGACGCCGGGCCCCAGTACCTCCGCGAAGGACACACAGGCTCCCCGTGGTCCGTCTTGCTCGGTGGTCTGCTCGCGTCGTTCCTGCTCGCTGGGTATGTCTCCATCGGGATCCGTCGCGCCCGCGTGATCGACAACCTGGCGCGAGACCTCGACCGCATGTCCCGCGAGGACCCCTTGACCAGCATCGCCAACCGGCGCGTGTTCGACCTTCGGTTGAGGCGCGAGTGGCAGCAGAGCACGCGCACGGGGGCGCCGCTGTCCCTCCTGATGATCGACATCGATCACTTCAAGCGCTTCAACGACTCGCTCGGTCACCAGGCTGGGGACGCATGCCTCAGGGAGGTGGCGTCGGTCTTGGCGATGACCGCCGCCCGGCTGAACGACCTCCCGGCCCGCTATGGAGGAGAAGAGTTCGCCGTGATCCTCCCGGCGACCGACGAAGGTGGGGCGGAGCAGGTGGCCAAGACCATCCTCTACCGCGTCCAGCGCCTCGAGGTGGTCCACCCAGACTCTCCCACCGCCTCTCATGTGACCGTGAGCATCGGCGTCGCCACCATGATCGCCACCTCCGCCAAGGCCGAGAGTGAGCTGGTCAAGGTCGCGGACCGCGCGCTCTACCGCGCGAAGAAGCAGGGCCGAAACCGCGTGACCGTAGCCGTCCCGAGCGACGCGCTCGACTCCACGAGTTGA
- a CDS encoding tetratricopeptide repeat protein — protein MPRLTRHDGARWALPPVLALVVLWQVDPGRAVAQIADDDLAARRQARMERELILGNARIEAGQPSLAIAHFEDARRAQPSAPEPYAALGRTLLDLGRRADAIAALETGRIRSPDDEGLLLILSQALEANNQARQALALLRGAARRHPRRWATQARRADVAQAVGAFTEAVDAYAAVLDLASTGADVPHAERQRAEDTLAALSLLLDGAHPRTGHCAPSTSSASRGTDRWRLALAVCH, from the coding sequence ATGCCACGTCTCACACGACACGACGGCGCCCGATGGGCCCTGCCTCCCGTGCTCGCCCTCGTCGTGCTCTGGCAGGTCGATCCAGGCCGAGCCGTAGCGCAGATCGCAGACGACGACCTCGCCGCGCGACGCCAAGCGCGGATGGAGCGCGAGCTGATCCTGGGCAACGCGCGCATCGAGGCGGGGCAGCCCAGCCTGGCCATCGCTCACTTCGAGGACGCCCGACGCGCGCAGCCCTCCGCCCCAGAGCCCTATGCGGCGCTCGGTCGGACCTTGCTCGACCTCGGGCGCCGCGCGGACGCAATCGCCGCCCTCGAGACGGGTCGGATCCGCTCCCCGGATGACGAGGGCCTGCTGCTGATTCTGAGCCAGGCCCTCGAGGCGAACAACCAAGCACGGCAAGCGCTGGCGCTCTTGCGTGGGGCGGCGCGCCGGCACCCACGACGGTGGGCCACGCAGGCGCGCCGTGCGGACGTCGCGCAGGCCGTCGGAGCCTTCACGGAGGCTGTGGACGCGTACGCCGCCGTGCTGGATCTGGCCTCCACCGGGGCCGACGTGCCGCACGCGGAGCGACAGCGCGCCGAGGACACGCTGGCCGCGCTCTCTCTCCTGCTCGACGGGGCGCACCCCCGGACGGGCCACTGTGCTCCGAGCACCAGCAGCGCTTCCCGCGGAACCGACCGCTGGCGGCTGGCGCTGGCAGTGTGTCACTGA
- a CDS encoding sigma-70 family RNA polymerase sigma factor: MSDTDRDAILREHKPLIIAIARRVRREMGNHVPVEDLEAFGIQGLLEAHSRFDPSRGARFATFAYYRIRGAMLDGVRKMVDAPPKSMLRTKRQHAADDIAEHAGFERGANVSGRTPEQSAEAIQRTLARLTTSFVASCVDADPDDMVAPDAPLLRREQRDVLRAALTQLPERERFILVGYYLEERPLDEVAQGLGLSISWASRLHHKGLDRLRELLAEIR; the protein is encoded by the coding sequence ATGAGCGACACTGACCGCGACGCGATCCTACGCGAGCACAAGCCCCTGATCATCGCCATCGCTCGGCGGGTGCGACGCGAGATGGGCAACCACGTCCCCGTGGAGGACCTGGAAGCGTTCGGAATTCAGGGGCTGCTGGAGGCCCACTCGCGTTTCGACCCGTCGCGCGGCGCCCGCTTCGCCACCTTCGCCTACTATCGCATCCGAGGAGCCATGCTGGATGGGGTGCGCAAGATGGTGGACGCACCCCCGAAGAGCATGCTGCGTACGAAGCGACAGCACGCTGCGGACGACATCGCGGAACACGCCGGCTTCGAACGCGGCGCCAACGTCTCGGGCCGAACGCCGGAGCAGAGCGCCGAGGCCATCCAGCGCACCCTGGCTCGACTGACCACGTCGTTCGTGGCCAGCTGCGTCGACGCCGACCCAGACGACATGGTCGCGCCGGACGCGCCACTGCTTCGCCGCGAGCAGCGAGACGTGCTCCGGGCGGCGTTGACGCAGCTCCCCGAGCGGGAGCGCTTCATCCTGGTTGGGTACTACCTCGAGGAGCGCCCGCTCGACGAGGTGGCCCAGGGCCTGGGCCTGAGCATCTCGTGGGCCAGCAGGCTGCACCACAAGGGACTCGACCGACTGCGCGAACTGTTGGCCGAGATCCGCTGA
- a CDS encoding hybrid sensor histidine kinase/response regulator yields the protein MATVLHIEDDPVNRRLVTKLLGAAGHRVVDAATGLEGIRVAAELNPDLILVDINIPDLDGYEVTLRLRGIPSLATTPIVAITAEGDRETSLAVGCDGFIGKPIDARVFARRIERFMAGRRERGDVASGEQRLRVKSQEIVARLEAKVRELSDANVRLEEMARLRREFLRNVTHELATPMTPVVGYLRLLQNQDLGPLTPAQIKCVEAMTTSTERLRSVVDLLLDVSTFETGNMAFTSRRYDFLAVAGEAIDEVRGLAASLDVEIVQEPAARGPECIGDADKLRRAMVHVLDNAVKFSPAGAQVCVAVRRVDGSAADGAAPRGYTLLVADDGPGVSSAKIERVFDPFYQVDGTRTRKHQGVGLGLAFSRRVFEAHAGSVTMQSPPREDVAGHRSRGALVELTVSRDGGAQRPAS from the coding sequence ATGGCGACCGTGCTTCACATCGAGGACGATCCCGTCAATCGCCGGCTCGTCACCAAGCTCCTCGGCGCTGCGGGCCATCGCGTCGTCGACGCCGCGACGGGGCTCGAGGGTATCCGTGTCGCGGCAGAGCTGAACCCGGACCTGATCCTCGTGGACATCAACATCCCAGACCTGGACGGGTACGAGGTGACGCTGCGCCTGCGGGGGATCCCGTCCCTGGCCACGACGCCCATCGTCGCGATCACGGCGGAGGGCGACCGCGAGACCAGCCTCGCGGTGGGTTGCGACGGATTCATCGGGAAGCCAATCGACGCGCGGGTGTTCGCGCGCCGCATCGAACGCTTCATGGCGGGTCGCCGTGAGCGCGGCGACGTCGCCAGCGGTGAGCAGCGCCTGCGCGTGAAGAGCCAAGAGATCGTCGCGCGCCTCGAGGCCAAGGTGCGCGAGCTGTCCGACGCCAACGTTCGCCTCGAGGAGATGGCGCGCCTGCGGCGGGAGTTCCTGCGCAACGTCACGCACGAGCTCGCGACGCCGATGACGCCCGTCGTCGGATACTTGAGGCTCCTGCAGAACCAGGATCTGGGACCGCTGACCCCGGCTCAGATCAAGTGCGTCGAGGCGATGACGACGTCCACCGAGCGGCTGCGGTCGGTGGTGGACCTCCTCCTCGACGTGAGCACGTTCGAGACCGGAAACATGGCGTTCACCTCGCGACGCTACGACTTCCTGGCGGTGGCTGGCGAGGCCATCGACGAGGTGCGCGGGCTCGCGGCGTCACTCGACGTGGAGATCGTGCAGGAGCCCGCAGCTCGCGGCCCCGAGTGCATCGGGGATGCCGACAAGCTGCGACGGGCCATGGTCCACGTGCTGGACAACGCCGTGAAGTTCTCGCCAGCGGGGGCACAAGTATGCGTGGCCGTGAGGCGGGTCGACGGGAGCGCCGCGGACGGGGCGGCTCCCCGCGGATACACCCTGTTGGTCGCGGACGACGGTCCGGGCGTGTCCTCGGCCAAGATCGAGCGCGTCTTCGACCCGTTCTATCAGGTGGACGGGACGCGCACCCGCAAGCACCAGGGCGTCGGGCTGGGGCTCGCGTTCTCGCGCCGCGTGTTCGAGGCCCACGCCGGCAGCGTGACCATGCAGTCGCCGCCACGCGAGGACGTGGCCGGGCACCGCTCGCGGGGCGCGCTGGTTGAGCTCACGGTCAGCCGTGACGGGGGTGCGCAGAGGCCCGCGTCTTGA